The following proteins are encoded in a genomic region of Glycine max cultivar Williams 82 chromosome 18, Glycine_max_v4.0, whole genome shotgun sequence:
- the LOC100802186 gene encoding zinc transporter 6, chloroplastic, whose translation MTECMTDLAQAAACRNGTTAAHLKVISIFMIFVTSVTGVCAPVTLARYFQGKSLYNIAILLIKCFAAGVILATSLVHVLPDAFAALSDCQVASQHPWKDFPFAGLVTLIGVLMALLVDTVASSHMEHAHYTPVETQEKEGGGGGSTWSIELVGGGAEVQRVEELMRLKQRLVSQVLEIGIIFHSVIIGVTMGMSQNVCTIRPLVVALSFHQIFEGLGLGGCIAQAGFSFGTTAYMCFMFSVTTPMGIILGMVLFSMTGYDDTNPKALIMEGLLGSVSSGILIYMALVDLIAVDFFHNKLMNSNLYLKKVSFIALTLGSASMSVLALWA comes from the exons ATGACGGAGTGCATGACGGACTTGGCTCAAGCTGCCGCATGCCGAAACGGCACGACGGCGGCACACTTAAAAGTGATTTCCATCTTTATGATTTTTGTGACCAGCGTGACAGGCGTATGTGCGCCTGTCACACTGGCACGATACTTTCAGGGAAAGTCCCTCTACAACATAGCCATCTTGTTAATCAAATGCTTTGCTGCCGGCGTAATTCTTGCAACCTCATTGGTCCACGTGTTGCCAGACGCCTTTGCTGCACTCTCCGATTGCCAGGTGGCATCCCAGCATCCCTGGAAGGACTTTCCCTTTGCTGGCCTG GTGACCCTTATTGGGGTGCTAATGGCCCTGCTGGTAGACACTGTTGCTAGCTCGCACATGGAGCATGCACACTACACGCCGGTGGAGACGCAGGAGAAGGAGGGTGGCGGCGGCGGCAGCACATGGAGCATTGAGCTTGTTGGTGGTGGTGCTGAAGTGCAGAGGGTTGAAGAGTTGATGAGGTTGAAGCAGAGACTGGTGTCCCAAGTGTTGGAGATTGGTATAATTTTTCACTCTGTTATCATAGGAGTGACTATGGGGATGTCTCAGAACGTTTGCACCATTAGGCCACTCGTTGTTGCTTTGTCCTTTCATCAGATTTTCGAAGGCTTGGGTCTTGGTGGCTGCATTGCTCAG GCTGGATTTAGCTTTGGAACTACAGCGTACATGTGCTTCATGTTCTCTGTGACAACACCAATGGGGATAATTCTGGGGATGGTGTTATTCTCAATGACTGGTTATGATGATACTAACCCTAAAGCTTTGATAATGGAAGGGTTACTAGGTTCAGTTTCATCGGGCATACTAATTTACATGGCTCTTGTTGACCTTATAGCAGTTGATTTCTTTCATAACAAGCTTATGAACTCTAATTTGTACTTGAAAAAGGTGTCTTTTATTGCATTGACTCTTGGCTCTGCTTCAATGTCAGTTCTAGCACTTTGGGCTTGA